One stretch of Holophagaceae bacterium DNA includes these proteins:
- the rplP gene encoding 50S ribosomal protein L16: MLMPKKVKNRKVQKGRVKGQATRGAELAFGDFGLKALDHCWLTNRQIEAARIAMTRHVKRGGKIWIRVFPDRPTTSKPAETRMGSGKGAPDGWVCVIRPGRILFEMEGITEDLAREALALAQQKLPFASEFITRTPPEE, from the coding sequence ATGTTGATGCCCAAGAAAGTCAAAAACCGCAAGGTTCAAAAAGGCCGGGTCAAAGGCCAGGCCACCCGTGGCGCCGAGCTCGCATTCGGCGATTTCGGCCTCAAAGCGCTCGACCACTGCTGGCTCACCAACCGCCAGATCGAGGCCGCCCGTATCGCCATGACCCGCCACGTCAAGCGCGGCGGCAAGATCTGGATCCGGGTCTTCCCGGACCGGCCCACCACGTCGAAACCTGCCGAGACCCGCATGGGCAGCGGCAAGGGCGCGCCGGACGGCTGGGTCTGCGTGATCCGCCCGGGACGCATCCTCTTCGAGATGGAAGGCATCACCGAGGACCTGGCCCGCGAAGCCCTGGCCTTGGCGCAGCAGAAACTGCCTTTCGCGTCTGAGTTCATCACCCGCACGCCGCCTGAAGAATAG
- the rpmC gene encoding 50S ribosomal protein L29: MSKKNPFSAFTDKNTEELAQLEAELAAKRFTLRFQHAVGQVENSAEIRKTRRELARVKTALASKMAAE, from the coding sequence ATGAGCAAAAAGAACCCCTTCAGCGCATTCACAGACAAGAACACCGAAGAGCTGGCGCAGCTTGAGGCCGAATTGGCCGCCAAGCGGTTCACCCTGCGTTTCCAGCATGCCGTGGGCCAAGTGGAGAATTCCGCCGAGATCCGCAAGACCCGCCGCGAGTTGGCCCGCGTCAAGACCGCGCTGGCCTCCAAAATGGCCGCAGAGTAG
- the rpsQ gene encoding 30S ribosomal protein S17, translated as MSLETKMIRSGIVVSSKADKTVVVKVERKFQHPLYHRTVKQSKKFMAHDETNACGIGDLVKIVESRPLSKRKRWAVLEIVQKAGE; from the coding sequence ATGAGCCTCGAAACTAAAATGATCCGCAGCGGCATCGTGGTGTCCAGCAAGGCCGACAAGACCGTGGTCGTGAAGGTGGAACGCAAGTTCCAGCACCCGCTGTACCACCGCACTGTGAAGCAGTCGAAGAAATTCATGGCCCACGATGAAACCAACGCCTGCGGCATCGGCGACCTGGTGAAGATCGTGGAGTCCCGTCCCTTGTCCAAACGCAAGCGCTGGGCGGTCCTCGAGATCGTCCAAAAAGCTGGCGAGTAA
- the rplN gene encoding 50S ribosomal protein L14: MIQMGSMLTVADNSGAKKICCILPLGGGVGRIAQLGDVITASVKEAIPGGTVKKKAVVQAVIVRQRKAFRRKDGSYIRFDENAAVLIKKDGEPVGTRVFGPVARELRERKYMKIVSLAPEVI; this comes from the coding sequence ATGATTCAAATGGGATCCATGCTCACGGTCGCCGATAATTCCGGCGCGAAAAAGATCTGCTGCATCCTGCCGCTCGGCGGGGGCGTCGGCCGGATCGCCCAGCTGGGCGATGTCATCACCGCCTCCGTCAAGGAAGCCATTCCGGGCGGCACCGTGAAGAAGAAAGCCGTCGTCCAGGCCGTCATCGTGCGGCAGCGCAAGGCTTTCCGCCGGAAGGACGGAAGCTACATCCGCTTCGACGAGAACGCCGCCGTCCTCATCAAGAAGGATGGCGAACCCGTGGGGACCCGCGTGTTCGGGCCCGTGGCGCGCGAGCTTCGCGAGCGCAAATACATGAAGATCGTGTCTCTCGCTCCTGAGGTGATCTAA
- the rplX gene encoding 50S ribosomal protein L24, protein MKLKKGDQVVVIAGKDKGKVGLVSKVNPSTNRVLVAGVNMIKKATKANPQTGEEGGMIPKEATIHASNVMMLDPATNKPTRKRPA, encoded by the coding sequence ATGAAGCTGAAAAAAGGCGACCAGGTCGTCGTGATCGCAGGCAAGGACAAGGGCAAAGTCGGACTAGTCTCCAAGGTCAACCCCTCCACGAACCGTGTGCTCGTCGCGGGCGTCAACATGATCAAGAAGGCCACCAAGGCCAATCCTCAGACCGGCGAAGAAGGCGGGATGATCCCAAAGGAAGCCACGATCCACGCTTCCAACGTGATGATGCTGGACCCCGCCACCAATAAGCCGACGCGCAAACGCCCGGCTTGA
- the rplE gene encoding 50S ribosomal protein L5 — MPRLKAHYSSKVVPALQSEFAFGSIMQVPKLEKIVLNMGVGEAIQNIKILDVAVEELTTIAGQKAIVRKSKKSVAQFKLREGMPIACMVTLRGPRMWEFMDRLIALSLPRVRDFRGVPTRSFDGRGNYTLGIKDQLIFQEIDFAKVDKLKGMNITFVTTAKNDAEARALLTQLGMPFRK, encoded by the coding sequence GTGCCCCGCCTGAAAGCCCATTATTCCAGCAAGGTGGTTCCGGCCCTCCAGTCGGAATTCGCTTTCGGCTCCATCATGCAGGTGCCGAAGCTCGAAAAGATCGTCCTGAACATGGGCGTCGGCGAAGCCATCCAGAACATCAAGATCCTGGATGTGGCCGTCGAGGAGCTCACCACCATCGCCGGGCAGAAGGCCATCGTCCGCAAGTCCAAGAAGAGCGTGGCCCAGTTCAAGCTGCGCGAGGGCATGCCCATCGCCTGCATGGTCACCCTGCGCGGGCCCCGCATGTGGGAATTCATGGACCGCCTCATCGCGCTGTCCCTGCCCCGCGTGCGCGACTTCCGCGGCGTCCCCACCCGCTCCTTCGACGGACGCGGGAACTACACCCTGGGCATCAAGGACCAGTTGATCTTCCAGGAAATCGACTTCGCGAAGGTGGACAAGCTCAAGGGCATGAACATCACTTTCGTGACCACTGCCAAGAACGACGCCGAAGCGCGCGCCCTGCTGACCCAGCTCGGCATGCCTTTCCGTAAGTAG
- a CDS encoding type Z 30S ribosomal protein S14 produces the protein MARIAKMYKDSQPPKFSTQHRNRCLSCGRSRGYIGKFKLCRICFRKHALAGELPGVQKSSW, from the coding sequence ATGGCCCGCATCGCGAAGATGTACAAAGACAGCCAGCCACCGAAATTCTCGACCCAGCACCGGAACCGCTGCCTGAGCTGCGGCCGTTCCAGGGGCTACATCGGCAAGTTCAAGCTGTGCCGCATCTGCTTCCGTAAACATGCGCTGGCCGGCGAACTGCCCGGCGTGCAGAAGTCCAGCTGGTAA
- the rpsH gene encoding 30S ribosomal protein S8, whose translation MYTDPIADYLTRIRNGIMAGHTAVVVPASKMKENLSAILKQEGYIHSYKAVEHEGRNYLVLNLKYLKDKANVIHGIKRISRPGLRIFAGVHEIAEVHGGLGISILTTPKGVMTGKDAQKQNVGGEIIAYVW comes from the coding sequence ATGTACACAGATCCTATTGCCGATTACCTGACCCGCATCCGCAACGGCATCATGGCCGGCCACACGGCCGTCGTGGTGCCCGCCAGCAAGATGAAGGAGAACCTCTCCGCCATCCTGAAGCAGGAGGGGTACATCCACTCCTACAAGGCCGTCGAGCACGAAGGCCGGAACTACCTCGTCCTCAACCTCAAGTACCTGAAGGACAAGGCCAACGTGATCCACGGCATCAAGCGGATCTCCCGTCCGGGCCTGCGCATCTTCGCCGGGGTGCATGAGATCGCCGAAGTGCATGGCGGCCTCGGCATCTCCATCCTCACCACGCCCAAGGGCGTGATGACCGGCAAGGATGCCCAGAAGCAGAACGTCGGCGGCGAGATCATCGCCTATGTCTGGTAG
- the rplF gene encoding 50S ribosomal protein L6 — translation MSRIGKMPVTLPKGVTVTVNGAEAVVAGAKGKINCPIPKGISLDIKADSITFLRADEQAQTRAFHGLARALVNNAVQGVTEGWKKELDMVGVGYKAAMDGAKLRLDLGYSHPIFYEAPAGIALQVEKATHIVVTGSDRQLVGQVAADIRKFRKPEPYKGKGVMYTGEVIRRKAGKTGK, via the coding sequence ATGTCTCGAATCGGAAAAATGCCCGTGACTCTGCCCAAGGGCGTGACCGTCACAGTCAACGGGGCTGAGGCCGTGGTCGCAGGCGCCAAGGGCAAGATCAACTGCCCGATCCCCAAGGGGATCAGCCTCGACATCAAGGCCGACTCCATCACCTTCCTGCGGGCCGACGAGCAGGCCCAGACCCGCGCCTTCCACGGCCTCGCCCGCGCGCTTGTGAACAACGCCGTCCAGGGCGTCACCGAGGGCTGGAAGAAGGAGCTGGACATGGTCGGCGTCGGCTACAAGGCCGCCATGGACGGCGCGAAACTGCGCCTCGACCTGGGCTACAGCCATCCCATTTTCTACGAAGCCCCCGCGGGCATCGCCCTGCAGGTCGAAAAGGCCACCCATATCGTGGTGACCGGCAGCGACCGGCAGCTGGTGGGCCAGGTGGCTGCCGACATCCGCAAGTTCCGCAAACCCGAGCCGTACAAGGGCAAGGGCGTCATGTACACCGGCGAAGTCATCCGCCGCAAGGCCGGCAAGACCGGAAAGTAG
- the rplR gene encoding 50S ribosomal protein L18 has translation MATSTELRNLASRREKTKARIRGRLSGTAERPRLTIYKSLKRIYVQAVDDSKGVTVASASSLEKDLRAKLSNGANIDAAKAVGASIAARLQEKGIKAVVFDRNGYLYHGRVKALADSAREAGLQF, from the coding sequence ATGGCCACATCAACCGAACTCAGAAACCTCGCCTCGCGGCGCGAAAAGACCAAGGCCCGGATCCGCGGGCGGCTCTCGGGCACCGCGGAACGTCCCCGCCTCACGATCTACAAGAGCCTCAAGCGCATCTACGTGCAGGCCGTGGACGACTCCAAGGGCGTCACCGTGGCTTCCGCCTCCAGCCTGGAGAAGGATCTGCGCGCCAAGCTCTCCAACGGTGCGAACATCGACGCCGCCAAGGCGGTGGGAGCGAGCATCGCCGCCCGTCTGCAGGAAAAGGGCATCAAGGCGGTGGTCTTCGACCGCAATGGTTATCTCTATCACGGCCGCGTGAAAGCGCTCGCCGACAGCGCCCGCGAAGCCGGGCTGCAGTTTTGA
- the rpsE gene encoding 30S ribosomal protein S5, translated as MANERSDRHSSQGAAEQQSEFKDQVIYVGRVTKVVKGGKNFSFSALVVVGDGNGRVGFGLGKALEVPSAIKKGIESAKRNMIKVPVTPNGSLPHPIQGHFGAGSVLMKPAPQGTGIIAGAAVRAVMEAAGIHNVLTKSLGSSNPHNVVRATFQGLAALMDPYTVMTNRGLDQAEA; from the coding sequence ATGGCGAACGAGCGCAGCGACAGACACAGCAGCCAGGGCGCTGCTGAACAGCAGAGCGAATTCAAGGACCAGGTCATCTACGTGGGCCGCGTCACCAAGGTCGTCAAGGGAGGCAAGAACTTCTCCTTCTCGGCGCTGGTGGTGGTGGGCGACGGCAATGGCCGGGTCGGTTTCGGCCTGGGCAAGGCCCTCGAGGTCCCTTCGGCCATCAAGAAGGGGATCGAGAGCGCCAAGCGCAACATGATCAAGGTCCCGGTGACCCCCAACGGCAGCCTGCCGCATCCGATCCAGGGCCATTTCGGCGCGGGCTCGGTGCTCATGAAGCCCGCGCCCCAGGGCACGGGCATCATCGCCGGCGCCGCGGTGCGAGCCGTCATGGAGGCAGCGGGGATCCACAACGTCCTGACCAAGAGCCTCGGTTCCAGCAATCCTCACAACGTGGTTCGCGCCACATTCCAGGGTCTTGCGGCTCTCATGGACCCCTACACGGTCATGACCAACCGCGGTCTGGACCAGGCGGAGGCCTAA
- a CDS encoding 50S ribosomal protein L30, which yields MPNQPKQNPPSKALIGKNVVITLRRSIICTVPKHKAFAQTLCLKRPGDTRECVYTANVHGMLKLMPHLIDITVKG from the coding sequence ATGCCAAACCAGCCCAAGCAGAACCCGCCCAGCAAGGCCCTGATCGGCAAGAACGTGGTCATCACGCTCCGCCGCTCGATCATCTGCACCGTGCCCAAGCACAAGGCTTTTGCCCAGACCCTTTGCCTGAAGCGCCCCGGCGACACCCGCGAGTGTGTGTACACCGCCAATGTCCACGGGATGCTCAAGCTGATGCCCCACCTTATTGACATTACGGTCAAGGGTTAG
- the rplO gene encoding 50S ribosomal protein L15 yields the protein MKLNELRPAPGATQSRKRVGRGKGSGMGKTATRGEKGQKSRRGYSHKRGFEGGQMPLHRRLPKRGFTNIFAIPTQEVTLAFISTYFKDGEKVSIEALRDKKLLKSRIQKIVVLAKGELTCKVTVVADRVTKGAREAILAKGGTIEEIQEPCAPAQA from the coding sequence ATGAAACTCAACGAACTCCGCCCGGCCCCAGGCGCCACCCAGTCCCGCAAGCGCGTGGGCCGGGGCAAGGGCTCCGGCATGGGCAAGACCGCGACCCGCGGCGAGAAAGGCCAGAAATCCCGCCGTGGCTACAGCCACAAGCGCGGTTTCGAGGGCGGGCAGATGCCGCTCCACCGCCGCCTCCCCAAGCGCGGTTTCACCAATATCTTCGCGATTCCCACCCAGGAAGTGACCCTGGCCTTCATCTCGACCTATTTCAAGGACGGCGAGAAGGTGTCCATCGAGGCGCTCCGCGACAAGAAACTGCTCAAATCGCGCATCCAGAAGATCGTCGTGCTGGCCAAGGGCGAACTCACCTGCAAGGTGACCGTGGTGGCCGACCGCGTCACCAAGGGGGCCCGCGAGGCCATCCTGGCCAAGGGCGGCACCATCGAAGAAATCCAAGAGCCCTGCGCCCCGGCGCAGGCCTAA
- the secY gene encoding preprotein translocase subunit SecY, with protein sequence MNRFRQLWENPELRKRILFTFALLALYRFGVHVSVPGVNAENLVKNLGKAGDLFNVVDLFSGGAFKKFSIFALGITPYITASIVLQLMGAVVPQLEQLQKKEGEAGREKINQWTRYITVGLAFVQGLGVASLAQGLGTDVVANPGTSFRIMAAFTLAVGSIFVMWIGEQITQRGLGNGISLLIFAGIVAGLPAGLTTLGKLFKDSLANTGTVPPPGIFLLLFAAMFAVLIAVVMIESAYRNIPIHYARRADASRMASQRSSYMPLKVNTAGVMPVIFAGSIIFFPATIAQFFKWEFLAKASDWVNPRSHFWVYTLIFIGVTMFFAFFYTSIVFNPDETADNMKKSGGYIPGIRPGKETAAYLDGILSKLTFVGAIYLGIVSIVPLILTNSISGINFYYGGTSLLIVVGVALDTVAQIESYQIMRKYDGFLEKGRVRTRSGVAPSAGPGSRLSTRSENA encoded by the coding sequence ATGAACCGATTCCGCCAGCTCTGGGAAAACCCCGAACTCCGCAAGCGCATCTTGTTTACCTTCGCGTTGCTGGCCCTGTACCGCTTCGGGGTCCATGTCTCCGTGCCGGGCGTCAACGCGGAAAACCTCGTGAAGAACCTCGGCAAGGCCGGGGACCTGTTCAACGTGGTGGACCTATTCTCGGGCGGCGCCTTCAAGAAATTCTCGATCTTCGCGCTGGGCATCACGCCCTACATCACCGCCAGCATCGTGCTGCAGCTCATGGGGGCCGTGGTTCCCCAGCTGGAGCAGCTCCAGAAGAAGGAAGGCGAGGCGGGCCGCGAGAAGATCAACCAATGGACCCGGTACATCACGGTCGGCCTGGCCTTCGTACAGGGCCTCGGCGTGGCGTCCCTGGCCCAGGGCCTGGGCACCGACGTGGTCGCCAATCCCGGCACCAGCTTCCGGATCATGGCCGCCTTCACGCTCGCAGTGGGTTCCATCTTCGTGATGTGGATCGGCGAGCAGATCACCCAGCGCGGCCTGGGAAACGGCATTTCGCTCCTGATCTTCGCAGGCATCGTGGCCGGGCTTCCGGCGGGCCTGACGACCCTTGGCAAGCTGTTCAAGGACTCGCTGGCGAACACCGGGACAGTACCCCCGCCCGGCATCTTCCTGCTCCTGTTCGCGGCCATGTTCGCGGTGCTCATCGCCGTGGTGATGATCGAGAGCGCCTACCGCAACATCCCCATCCACTACGCGAGGCGCGCCGATGCCAGTCGCATGGCGAGCCAGCGCAGCTCCTACATGCCCCTGAAGGTGAACACCGCCGGCGTGATGCCGGTGATCTTCGCGGGCTCCATCATTTTCTTCCCGGCCACCATCGCCCAGTTCTTCAAGTGGGAATTCCTCGCGAAAGCCTCCGACTGGGTGAATCCGCGGAGCCACTTCTGGGTCTACACGCTCATCTTCATCGGCGTGACCATGTTCTTCGCGTTCTTCTACACCTCCATCGTGTTCAATCCGGACGAGACCGCCGACAACATGAAGAAGTCCGGCGGGTACATCCCCGGCATCCGGCCAGGCAAGGAAACCGCGGCCTACCTCGACGGCATCCTGTCGAAGCTGACTTTCGTCGGCGCCATCTACCTCGGCATCGTTTCCATCGTCCCGCTGATCCTGACCAACAGCATCTCGGGCATCAATTTCTACTACGGCGGTACTTCGCTGCTGATCGTGGTGGGCGTCGCGCTGGATACCGTGGCCCAGATCGAGAGCTACCAGATCATGCGCAAATATGACGGCTTCCTGGAAAAGGGGCGCGTGCGGACCCGTTCCGGGGTCGCTCCATCGGCAGGCCCGGGTTCCCGGCTCAGCACCCGGTCGGAGAACGCCTGA
- a CDS encoding adenylate kinase: MRVHILLGPPGSGKGTQAKRLVEKFKLNHLSTGDILRDAVSKGTEIGLRAKAIMASGKLVDDDTVNGLVFARLRQGFEGDVLFDGYPRTLQQAEALGEFLSTQMIGLGHVLSVAVPDGALEARVVGRRVCSNNDCGAIYHVETKRPKQDGICDLCGSPLKHRSDDTAEAFRSRMAEFNATFQPLLGFYERKPNFRSVDGNLAPEQVFESLVQLFAESA; the protein is encoded by the coding sequence ATGAGAGTGCACATCCTGCTCGGGCCTCCGGGCTCCGGAAAAGGGACCCAGGCGAAACGCCTGGTGGAAAAGTTCAAATTGAACCACCTATCAACTGGTGATATTCTAAGAGACGCTGTTTCGAAAGGAACAGAGATTGGCCTGAGAGCGAAAGCGATCATGGCCAGTGGCAAATTGGTGGACGATGACACCGTCAACGGGCTCGTGTTTGCGCGGCTGCGACAGGGGTTCGAAGGCGATGTCTTGTTCGACGGTTATCCACGGACCCTTCAACAGGCCGAGGCACTGGGGGAATTCCTCTCCACCCAGATGATCGGACTTGGGCACGTGCTGAGCGTCGCAGTCCCCGATGGAGCGCTAGAGGCCCGTGTGGTGGGCCGCCGCGTATGCAGCAACAACGACTGCGGCGCCATCTACCACGTGGAAACCAAGCGCCCCAAGCAAGACGGCATCTGCGACCTCTGCGGCAGCCCGCTGAAGCACCGGTCCGACGATACCGCGGAAGCCTTCCGCAGCAGGATGGCGGAATTCAACGCCACCTTCCAGCCGCTTCTGGGCTTCTACGAGCGCAAACCGAACTTCCGTTCCGTGGACGGCAATCTCGCCCCGGAACAGGTGTTTGAATCCCTGGTTCAGCTGTTCGCGGAGTCCGCTTGA
- the infA gene encoding translation initiation factor IF-1 produces the protein MSKEEAIELEATVVESLPNAVFRVELENKHQVLAHISGKMRKNFIRILPGDRVLVEVTPYDLSRGRIIYRFK, from the coding sequence TTGAGCAAAGAAGAAGCCATTGAGCTCGAAGCCACAGTGGTCGAATCCCTGCCCAACGCGGTGTTCCGCGTCGAACTGGAGAACAAGCATCAGGTGCTCGCCCACATCAGCGGCAAGATGCGCAAGAACTTCATCCGCATCCTTCCGGGCGATCGGGTCCTCGTCGAGGTCACCCCGTACGATCTCTCCCGCGGCCGCATCATCTACCGCTTCAAGTGA
- the rpmJ gene encoding 50S ribosomal protein L36, with translation MKVRPSVKKLCEHCKVVRREGIIRIICKKNPKHKQRQG, from the coding sequence ATGAAAGTTCGGCCCTCTGTCAAGAAGCTGTGCGAACACTGCAAAGTGGTCCGCCGTGAAGGCATCATCCGGATCATCTGCAAGAAGAACCCCAAGCACAAGCAGCGTCAGGGATAA
- the rpsM gene encoding 30S ribosomal protein S13 gives MARIAGIDLPVGKRIEIALTYIYGIGRAKAHTILTKAKVEFGTKVRDLTEDEVGRIRKVITTDETVEGDLRKNINLDIKRLMDIGSYRGLRHRKGLPVRGQRTHTNARTRKGKRKTVAGKKK, from the coding sequence ATGGCACGCATCGCAGGCATTGACCTTCCCGTCGGTAAGCGCATCGAGATCGCGCTGACCTACATCTACGGGATCGGCCGCGCCAAGGCCCACACCATTCTCACCAAGGCCAAGGTGGAGTTCGGCACGAAGGTGCGGGATCTCACCGAGGACGAGGTGGGTCGCATCCGCAAGGTGATCACCACCGACGAGACCGTCGAAGGCGATCTCCGCAAGAACATCAACCTGGACATCAAGAGGCTGATGGATATCGGAAGCTACCGTGGCCTGCGCCACCGCAAGGGCCTTCCGGTCCGCGGACAGCGCACCCACACCAACGCGCGGACCCGCAAGGGCAAGCGCAAGACCGTCGCCGGCAAGAAGAAGTAG
- the rpsK gene encoding 30S ribosomal protein S11 codes for MAKTQTRTAGKKVVKKKEKKNVPHGVVHVQASFNNTIISISDPMGNMLAWASSGNQNFRGTRKGTPFAAQVAAGVAAEAAKEHGIRSADVRVKGPGAGRESAIRAINAAGISVTSIRDVTPIPHNGCRPPKRRRV; via the coding sequence ATGGCTAAGACACAGACCCGGACCGCCGGCAAGAAGGTGGTCAAGAAGAAGGAAAAGAAGAACGTGCCCCACGGCGTGGTGCATGTCCAGGCCTCCTTCAACAACACGATCATTTCGATTTCCGACCCCATGGGGAACATGCTCGCCTGGGCGTCCAGCGGGAACCAGAATTTCCGAGGCACCCGCAAGGGCACGCCCTTTGCCGCCCAGGTGGCCGCAGGCGTGGCCGCCGAGGCCGCCAAGGAACATGGCATCCGCAGCGCCGACGTACGGGTCAAGGGACCGGGAGCAGGCCGCGAGAGCGCCATCCGCGCCATCAACGCCGCCGGCATCTCCGTGACCAGCATCCGCGACGTCACCCCCATCCCCCACAACGGCTGCCGCCCGCCCAAGCGGCGCCGCGTCTAA
- the rpsD gene encoding 30S ribosomal protein S4 has translation MARYNDAVCRLCRREGMKLYLKGERCFKEKCSFETRKGKLPGQHGAGKLKKPTGYALQLREKQKVKRIYGVLEKQFRLYFEKSDAKKGVTGHNLLGFLESRLDNVIFRLGLAPSRAAARQMVMHGHVKVNGKRVDIPSFQTKTGHSIELGERAKANEGVKTSVETAAGRGIPKWLTLDGGAFSGQVIASPTREDITLDINEQLIVELYSK, from the coding sequence ATGGCTCGTTACAATGACGCCGTTTGCCGCCTCTGCCGCCGCGAAGGCATGAAACTCTACCTGAAGGGCGAACGCTGCTTCAAGGAGAAGTGCTCCTTCGAGACCCGCAAGGGCAAACTGCCCGGCCAGCATGGTGCGGGCAAATTGAAGAAGCCCACCGGCTATGCCCTCCAGCTCCGCGAAAAGCAGAAGGTGAAGCGCATCTACGGCGTGCTCGAAAAGCAGTTCCGCCTCTACTTCGAAAAGTCCGACGCGAAAAAAGGCGTCACGGGACACAACCTGCTGGGCTTCCTCGAAAGCCGGCTGGATAACGTCATCTTCCGCCTGGGGCTCGCCCCCAGCCGGGCCGCCGCCCGCCAGATGGTCATGCACGGACACGTCAAGGTGAATGGCAAGCGGGTGGACATCCCCTCTTTCCAGACCAAGACCGGCCACAGCATCGAACTCGGCGAGCGCGCGAAAGCCAACGAAGGCGTCAAGACCTCCGTGGAGACCGCGGCAGGCCGCGGCATCCCCAAGTGGCTAACTCTCGACGGTGGCGCATTCAGCGGCCAAGTCATCGCGTCTCCCACCCGGGAAGACATCACGCTTGACATCAACGAACAGTTGATCGTCGAGCTCTACAGCAAGTAA
- a CDS encoding DNA-directed RNA polymerase subunit alpha produces the protein MLNLSDFQRPRFAEVNQASLSDTYGEFVAFPFERGFATTVGHAMRRVLLSSIQGGAVTHLRIKGVQHEFTTLPGVWEDITHILLNLKEVPFKVHSSERQILTLSSKGEGIVKSGAIRTNQNVDVVNPDIHIATLGEEGDLELEIVVSMNRGFVTADRNHDETLGLGFIPMDSNHSPVIRVNYIVEPARVGQSTDYEKLTLQVWTNGTVSPKDAVSDAALVLREHFLVFARQDEDFADIDMSAPVMSGEQVNAWLGKSVEELELSVRANNCLRNASITTIGELVQRTEAELMKTKNFGKKSLQEIKDELARIGLSLGMRLEQEV, from the coding sequence ATGCTGAACCTCAGCGATTTCCAGCGCCCGCGCTTCGCCGAAGTCAACCAGGCCAGCCTGAGCGACACCTACGGCGAATTCGTGGCCTTTCCCTTCGAGCGCGGGTTCGCCACCACCGTCGGCCACGCCATGCGCCGGGTGCTGCTCAGCAGCATCCAGGGCGGCGCGGTCACGCACCTGCGCATCAAAGGCGTACAGCACGAGTTCACGACCCTGCCGGGCGTGTGGGAAGACATCACCCACATCCTGCTCAACCTGAAGGAAGTGCCCTTCAAGGTCCACAGCAGCGAGCGGCAGATCCTCACCCTGTCGTCCAAGGGCGAAGGCATCGTCAAATCCGGCGCGATCCGCACCAACCAGAACGTGGACGTCGTCAATCCCGACATCCACATCGCCACCCTCGGCGAGGAAGGCGACCTGGAACTGGAGATCGTCGTGTCCATGAACCGCGGGTTCGTCACCGCGGACCGCAACCACGACGAGACCTTGGGCCTGGGCTTCATCCCCATGGATTCGAACCACAGCCCGGTGATCCGCGTGAACTACATCGTCGAGCCGGCCCGCGTGGGCCAGAGCACCGACTATGAAAAGCTTACGCTTCAGGTGTGGACCAACGGCACTGTGTCCCCCAAGGACGCTGTGTCGGATGCGGCCCTTGTCCTGCGTGAACACTTCCTGGTGTTCGCAAGGCAGGATGAAGACTTCGCCGACATCGACATGTCCGCTCCGGTCATGTCCGGCGAGCAGGTCAACGCCTGGCTCGGCAAATCGGTGGAAGAGCTGGAACTGTCGGTCCGCGCCAACAACTGCCTACGCAACGCTTCCATCACAACCATCGGTGAATTGGTGCAGCGCACCGAAGCCGAACTGATGAAGACCAAGAACTTCGGCAAAAAGTCGCTGCAGGAAATCAAGGACGAACTGGCCCGCATCGGCCTGTCCTTGGGCATGCGCCTTGAGCAAGAAGTCTAA
- the rplQ gene encoding 50S ribosomal protein L17 — protein MRHNVAGKRLGRPSNQRKALMKNLAIALITHERIETTIVKAKELRKFAEPFITLGKTDSVANRRLAMSRLGNKTAVQKLFSSEFKARFDARPGGYTRILKMDTRLGDGAEMALIELVDYTLPEPAEPEGE, from the coding sequence ATGCGTCATAACGTCGCCGGCAAGCGCCTGGGCCGTCCCAGCAACCAGCGCAAGGCCCTCATGAAGAACCTCGCGATCGCCCTCATCACCCATGAGCGCATCGAGACCACCATCGTGAAGGCCAAGGAGCTCCGCAAATTCGCAGAGCCCTTCATCACCCTTGGCAAGACCGATTCCGTGGCCAACCGCCGTCTGGCGATGTCCCGGCTCGGCAACAAGACCGCCGTGCAGAAGCTGTTCAGCTCCGAGTTCAAGGCCCGGTTCGACGCCCGTCCGGGCGGCTACACGCGCATCCTGAAGATGGACACGCGCCTGGGTGATGGCGCCGAAATGGCCCTCATCGAGCTGGTGGACTACACCCTGCCCGAACCCGCCGAGCCTGAAGGCGAATAG